The Chitinophaga sp. H8 region ATCCCTGCTCATGAAATACGGTTTATTCAGGAGGCTAAAAATGAGAAACAACGTAAGGAGCTTATCAGGGATGTAAACGAGGGAAAAATACGGGTGCTGTTCGGTTCTACCGAAATGCTCGGTACGGGCGTTAACGCTCAAAAGCGGGCAGTTGCTGTCCACCATTTAGATATACCGTGGCGACCATCAGACCTTGCACAGCGGGATGGCAGGGCTATCCGCAAGGGCAATGATATTGCCAAATTCTTTGCCGATAACAAAGTGGATATTTTCATCTACGCCGTTCAAAAATCGCTGGATAGCTACAAATTCAATACGCTGTACAATAAGCAGGTATTTATCGAGCAATTAAAGAGCAACAGCCTCGGCAAACGTACCATTGATGAAGGTGGAATGGACGAGAAAACGGGCATGAACTTCTCCGAATACGTGGCGATACTTTCAGGCAATACAGACCTATTAGAAAAAGCAAAGCTGGAGAAGCAGATTGCCGGACTGGAAAGCGAACGCCAGGCGCATAACCGTTCCAAACTTAGTTCCAAATACAAGCTGGAAGATACTGTTGCCACACTGGAAAGTACGCAGGCACGTTTCGACCGTATGAGCCTCGACCTCGGAAACCTGCAAAAGCGCATACAGAAAAACAAAGAGGGCGAAATACTCAACCCTGTGCAGCTTATTGGGCTTTCACCAAACGCCGATGTAAAGCAGGTTGGGGCAAAACTCAATCAGCTTTCCGAAAAAGCCCGCACCGCAGGGCAGTATGAGGAAATCGGTACGCTATATGGTTTTACGCTCTTAGTAAAAACAGAGGTTTCGCAAAAGGACGGTGTGGATATTAAGGACAACCGTTTCTTTGTTCAGGGTGAGGGCAATATCAAGTACACGTACAATAACGGCAAGATGGCTACCGATGCGAAAACAGCATCCTTTAATTTTCTGAATGCGCTCGAAAAGATACCGGGTATCTTAGAGCAGGAACAGAAGAAAATTGCTGAATTGCAAAAGGACCTTCCGGTTCTTCAGGAAGTGGTAAATGGCTCATGGAAGAAAGAGCAGGCATTAAGCGACCTCAAAACGGAACTGGCGGCGGTTGAAAGGAAAATACAATTATCCATAAAGCCGGAAACCGATACGGGCGAAGAACAACCCGAAAAAGCCGAAAAGCAAGTGCAGAATAATTCGGAAACAATTGTACGGGTTAAAGGCATTCATTTACCCCGTGGGGTATTATAAACTGAAAGGAGCGATAAAAAGTAAAAGGGGATCTGCAAGTCCCCTTTTACTTTTTCCATATCTACGGTAAGATTTGTTTTATCCGTTCTATGTTTACTTCTTTGGACTTTTGAAGGACAGTTTGCCCATACTCCGTATGGTAACTATGGTTCTGCAAGAAAGTATAGTTTGTTTTGTTCCATTCAACATCTGTACAGGATTTACCCAAATGTATTTCAAACTCTTTCCTTAATCGCTGTTCATATTTGGGGTAATCCGGTTTTGTGAAATGATACAAATCTGCATCTGCAATAACGTTATCTTCCGGCGATTGGGGATTTTGTGGGAAACGTGTTGCCTCAATGCAGGCTAAAACCCTTTCTATATCATCTTTTGGATAGCCATACCGGGTTAAAAAATCGGAGGCAATGGCTTTGCTGCTGTCCTCGTGGTTAATATACTGCACTGTATAACCGCAATCGTGAAACCATGCGGAAAGCGTAACAATTTCTAATTGCTTCGGGTTAAAATTACATGCTTGGGCAATTTCAATTGCTGCCTTTACAACTTCTTTCGTATGCTCTACATTGTGAAAGAAAATACCATCAGGAAGTTTGCCGGACAAAAGTTCAGATACATATTTCCGTGTCAATTCAATAATATTCTCTGCTACCATTATCTGATAATTTGAAATTTATATTCTAAGTACTGAACATGGACACAATTATTTCTCGTCCTGTTCGTCCATCTTCTTTAGAAGACCGTCCCGGAGTTCATCAAGGAATTTTGTACGGTTTATTTTTCGGGTTCGTAACTCCAAAAACGTTTGATAAAAATTCCCTAAGTCAATATTGAACGTATTTTCAAAATATTGTGCTATTAATCTTATATCGGTATTGCCATTATCAAACACACCCTGACAATTCAGTGCGTAAATTAATTCTATCATAGCCGTTTTGCTTCCCGTCCAATTTAACTTTTCAGTGGCTACCGATTTATTGTCCTGGGTTTTGCTGTATAGTTGTTTTTCGACATAAACCTGTATCATGTCGTTAGCAATTATCTTGGCAACCTTATAATCGTGTGAAGTGGAAAAGGACTGGTCAGACTGAAAATAGTAAGTATCCAACCATAGTTTTATATCGTGCCTGCCACGTACAAAAAAACTTTCATCAAGAAAAGAATTATTGCTACGATAGTATTTATAGAAATCGAGATTGTTATCAAAAAATCTTTTTAGCTTTTTCAGTTCTTTGGTAAGATATTTTTTTATTGGCTTTGCTCCATAGGGTTTTCTTGCTTCAATCTTGTAAATGGTATTGTAGTAAATAAGTTTTGAAACAATGGTCGGTTTCTGATATTTGAAAAAACGGATTTCCTCATCTGTATTCTTAAATCCTCTTTTCAATATATACTCTTTTACTTCGGACAGGCATTTAAGAATAAGGTGTATCACAGTTTCTACCTGTTGTATAGAACAATCGGTTTCAATCTCTAACTCATTGATTGAAAATTCCAATTTATATAGCGTTTCATTATAGAATTTTTCCATTTTATTATTTTAAATGCCCCAGATATTGGTTGCTAATAGAAGAACCCAAATTGTTTTGCCGATGCTCTATTCTGTTAGCATTTTACGAGGCGTATTAATTAAAATTTCTATGTTTCTTTATTTCACTCGCTTCACCCATTTATACACTTCAAACCATAATACAGATACCGATGCAATGCCAATAGCCGTACCTAATTCGCCTGCATTTAATCCTGTTAAGTGAAAGAAATTGGCAAAAGGTGCAATATATAATATAGCGAACAGCAGAATAAAGGTTAAGCTGTTGACTACCACAAACAGCCTATTCCTGTTCTTAAAACTTTCAAACAGGCTGTAATGGAATGAGCGATTGGCCAGGCTCAATAAAATATTGGCAAAAATCAAGGTCGTAAAAACCATCGCTCTTGTTTTCTCTTCATTACCGCCGTTTTGCACGGTATATTGATAAGCGAACAATACACCACCTGTTATGATCAACCCCTGAGCAATGCTAACAGCCAACTCTTTCCAGTTCAGAAATGTATCCGTCATTTTTCGTGGCTTTTTCAACATGGTGTTACGCTCCATCGGTTCGTTTTCATATACAATGGAGCAGGTAGGCCCCATTATCAATTCTAAAAAGATCACGTGGACAGGAGTGAATATCTGTGGGAATACCCAGCCCAGAAACAAAGGCAGAGAAACCGTAAGAATAATCGGTATATGAATGGAAATAATATACTGAATAGCTTTTTTAATGTTCGCATAAATTCTTCGACCGGATGCGATACCGGTAATCAGCTTGTCTAAATCGTCATTGGTAATCACCAATGCTGCAGCAGCTTTAGCTATTTCAGTTCCTTTGCTGCCCATTGCCACACCAATATGAGCAGCTTTCAGTGCCGGGCCGTCATTTACGCCATCGCCCAGCATGGCCACTACTTCACCTTGCTTTTTTAGTGCGTTTACCACAGCCAGCTTGGCATCAGGGAACATCCGGGTAAACAATACTTTATCTTCGGCTGCTTCCATAAGCTTAGCATCCGAATATTCCATAATATCTTTTCCCTCTACTGCATCGGTTGTGTTTAAAATTCCCGCCTGTGCTGCAATGCTTCTGGTGGTATCAGTATTATCACCCGTAATTACTTTTACTTTAATGCCAGCGTCATAAATATGGCGGAAGACTTCCTGAATATTTTGCTTTGGCGGATCATAGAAAACGACCAGCCCCAGGAAATCAAACCTGAAATCCTGTTGCTTTAAAGGAAAGTCATTCCCTTCAAAAGAGGTGCTGGCAACCCCTAAAACCCGGAAGCCCTGTTGTCCGAAATTTTTGATAAGCTCCCGTATTTTATTTTTTTCATTTTCCGAAAGTGTGGATACATTAAGAATGGCTTCCGGCGCACCTTTAGCAGCGATGATCCGTTGTTGTTCAGCATTTTCAAAAAGATGTGTCATCATTGGAGGTTTCCCTTCCAGTGGATACTCATGTATCATTTTAAATGCTTTCCGTTGGTCGTTGGATTGTGTTTGCTCATATACTTTGTGCAAAGTCTTTTCCATCGGGTCAAAAGGGGCAGGCTCACTGCTCCACATGGCATAGTCAATCAGCGTAGAAAGTGCCACATCGCTGAAATCTTTCTCATCTAAAATTTTATCCGACCGGTAGTCGTAAAGATGCTTTAGGTGCATCGTGTTTTCAGTAATGGTTCCGGTTTTATCAGTACAGATCACCGTTGTGCTGCCTAATGTTTCCACAATGCTGCTGCGTTTGACAATGATACCGTCACGCATCAGCTTCCAGGCACCCAATGCCATAAAAGTGGTAAATGCTACGGGAATTTCTTCCGGCAGTACAGACATTGCCAGCGTAAGCCCATTGAGCAGGCTGTTAATCAGATCTTGAGTATGATAATAGCTAACGGCACATACCATCCCGAAAATAGCTATACCCACAATAGCCATAGCTTTTACAAAGCTGCGTATTTGAAGTTGCAAAGGCGAGGCTTCTTCTTTTATTCCCGAAAGGGAAACGCCGATTTTACCAAGGCGGGTTGCTGCGCCTATTTGTTCCACTTTAAATACAGCCAGTCCCGATACTGCTAATGTGCCACTATAAACCTTGTTGTCTTCGCTTTCCCTGCTTTTGAATACAGAAAGACTTTCGCCGGTCAGAGAGGCTTCATTAACGGAAAAGTCGTTGCTGTGCATAATCTCGCCATCGGCGTTAATCGTTTTTCCTTCTTCGGTAATGCAGAGATCGCCTACCGCAATTTCGTGGGTCGGAATTTCAATAACCTGTGCATTGCGGATAACTTTACTCAATGGCTCGTTCAGTTTTTCCAATGCCTCCAGTGCTTTTTTGCTACGGGTATCCTGGTATAATGAAATGGCGGAAACCACAACGATTGCCAGCAACATAAAAAGGGCTTCACCATAATTGCCTACGATGAGGTAAATGGCTGAAATGGCAAAGAGCAGTATGAGCATTGGTTCTTTGAGTATATTCATCAGCAATTCCAGCACCGTGCTTGTATGAACACCGTCTATTTTGTTGTAGCCGTATTGCCTTCTAGAAGCGGCTACTTCGCTATCGTTAAGACCTTTCAGATGGTCGGGTATATTATATGACATAAACAATTAGATATTAATCTTTAAAAATACATATGCTTTCTTTGTTCCTGTGTTTTGCTTTCAATAATTTTGTTATATATAAATTGATAAAACATGAGCTTCTTCAATAAAAAAACCACCTGGGCAAACAAAGAATTTATCCCATTTAAACTTTGCATTGCCAGTATTTATATCATTGCAGGCAGTTATTTTCACAGTGTCTTTGCAAACTATTATGTACCGCTTTTTATTCTGTTTGGCGTCACTGCCGTATGGACAGTGGTTTTGTGGCTAAAAAAAATGAAAAGCAAGAACTAACGAAAGATTAAGCCCTGAAAAACGCTTCTTTTCCAAGGCTTGTAACTCTATTATACTTTTACTCCAAAAAGATACCCCACCAGAGCGGTCAATACCATTGCAATAGTTCCCCAAAGCGTAATCCGAACAACTGCTTTTGCTATTGCTGAACCACCGGTGCGTGCAGCAAATGCACCGAGAATACCCAGAAATACAATGGAAAAGATGTAAAGAACATATTCCATATTCTTTACAGGAGAAAACAGTGTTATTGCTAAGGGTAAAATACCGCCTGCCGTAAACGCTGCGCCCGATGCCAATGCCGCCTGAATGGGGTTAGCCTGTGTGATTTCATTGATGCCAAGCTCATCCCTAAGGTGTGCTTCAAGTGCATTGTGTTCCGTCAATTCTTTGGCAACAAGTTGAGCGGTTTCCTTTTTCAGTCCCCGTTTCTGGTATATTTCTGTTAGCCGTTGCAATTCGACTTCGGGCATTTCATCCAGTTCCTGCTGCTCTCTTTTTATATCCGCTTTCTCCAGATCGGTCTGCGAACTTACCGATACATATTCTCCGGCAGCCATTGACAATGCCCCGGCAACAAGACCTGCCAAAACCGCTAAAATAATTGGCTCTCTTGTACTGCTGGCTGTTGCTACGCCAATAGCGATACTGGCAACAGACAATATGCCGTCATTGGCACCCAATACCGCCGCACGCAGCCAGTTGCTTTTGTGCATATAGTGATTGTCAAGATAATTATCCAGTGTTCCTGTTTGTTTACTATTTGCCATTTGTTTTCCTTTTATTAAATGATTTATTGAATTTCTTTTTTTACTGTATTCACCCACGCCTCTATCTCTTTTTTGTCTGCATCAGAAAGTTTTGCATTGCCGTGAATAAGCGTGTAAGAGTTTAACGGCATTTCATCTCTGTTAATCGTTTCTACCACTTCCTCCAGTTTGTGTAGCTTCTTCTTTGCAGGATAGGTATTAAACTCATCAAAATTCAAATGCTTTTTACCTTCAGTAACATGACTGGCCAGCCACCATTTTACCGGCTGCACATTGTTGTACCAGGGATAAGTGGTGTTATTGGAATGACAGTCGTAACAGCTTGTTTTTAGCAATCCCTGTACTTTCGGAGGTACGCTATAATGCCTGGTAATTGCATTTTCAGAGGCTACAATACTGCTATTTTTTTCTGTTCCAAAGAACTGAATGATGATAAGCAGCAGCACTATGGCTGCTACTATCTTTTTTAAGATTGATTTTTTCATTTTATTTTAATTATTTTTTATTTGAACCTGATGTTTAACGAAATAATATCCGATGCCATTCCTACCGACTTGGTATAATGACCATATCGTAATTCCAGCATATTGATCTGTTGTATGCCCAAAAGCCCATTGGGCAGGTTGTAACGTATGCCTGCACCAAAGAAATTGCTATTGAATTTGGACAGGTCGTAATTGCTGGTATAAAACTCATCCGATACCCCATGTGCCTGATAAGGCGCAAAATATTTTGCCCCTGTTTGCGTATAAAAACGATAGAACGGACTGACTGAAACAAAAGGTGATAATTTGATCGGAGTTTCCAAACTGATCGTATGTGATTTTATACCCCAACTGTCCGTGTAATAGCGGTAATAGGTACGGATGATAAATTGATCTCCCAGAAAATAATTGGCACGTAGCCCCAGTGGGATTTTAAAACGCTTATCGGGCAGGGTTTCCTGATGTACGGTACCATCCGAAAAATATACCCTGTGAAAAGGCAGACTTAGATAGCCACTCTGCTGCACAACGTCCGTAAGCAGTTCCACCTGAAAGTTTGGATTGATAATCTGCGAATAGGCAAGTGAAAGTGCAAACGTGTTCCGCCCGCTGGTACCATATTGTTCATGTTCCCTTCCACCAGTTCCCGGACTATAGTTTGGTCTTAATTCAATCGGCGCTATAAGTGTCACCTGATCCAAATAAGCCTGGAACTTGGCTGTAAATTCACCCATTTTATTGGCTGTTTTCTGTGCAAAGCCAATATTGGCACCTAAAGACTGGTAGTCAAATTCCCCGGAATAGGAAACTCCACCCATCAGTGTGCTGCCTTTACTTTCATTTTCTCTCGTCCAGCCAATCGAAGGATAAAACCTTGTATCGGCGTGAGATGCGGAAGAATTGGCTTTCAGGTCGATCCTATCGGAAGAAGCAGAGGTATAATGATCTACACCTACATCCAGCCTGAATTTATTTTTCCTGTTCTTTCTGTCATATTTAACGAGTGTAACGTCTATGACATTGGAAATATCCGTCAACCTTTCAGAACCGATACCACCCGTCACTGCCGAGTTATTGCCATTCTGATGATAATAGCTGGATACCAGGTTAATTTCATCAACTTTTAATTTTCGGGATATATGGCTGGTATCAACAGGCGTAGTCTGCGCATGGGAATGCAATAACGCCATAAGAGCTGCTGCTGTTAAAAATATTCTTTTCATTGTTTTTCTCTTTTTAGGTTAATTACAGCCACAGCCTCCACCAGATTTGCCTGCATTGGCACCGGATGAGCCTTCACGGTAGGATTGAAAATTGAGTTCGGTTTTTTCGATGGTGCGATTGCCGAGTACCATTTCGGCATCATTCAGCTTATTCTTTTGGTATTCTTTTACTGTTGTACAGGAAACCAAAGCGCAAACTGCCATAAAAGCAGCAGCTTTTAAAAATATTTTACTTGATAATTGTTTCATTTTAAATTGATTTTTTTGGATGAATAAATGCGGTTGGCATCGTCAATGATGATACATTCAACCTGTTGGATCTGGTTAATAAGGTTTAGCGCTGCATCGATGCCCATGATGCTTACAGGCGTAGCCATTGCATCAGCTATTTCTGCATTCGGGCAGATAATGGTCACACTTTTGACCCCGGAAACGGGTATTCCTGTTTTGGGATTAATGGTGTGGGAATACCGTTTGCCTCCGATCATGACATATTTTTCGTAATTACCTGAAGTGGCTACCGCCGTATCCGTTATATTCAGGTACGAAAATGGCAATCTTGCATTATCGGGATTGGCAATGCCAATCGTCCAGGGTTTACCGTCTGCCTGGCTTCCCCAAACCGTAAGGTCACCCGAAGCATTGACAACACCGGATTGGACACCACGTTGCTGCAATAATCGTTTGCCCATCTCGGCAGCATAGCCTTTTCCAATTCCCCCGAAACCGATACGCATACCTTTCTCTTTCAGGAAAACGGTTTGTTTTTCGGGGTCTAAAAGGATGTTCCTGTAATTGACCAGTTTCAGGTGTTCTTTAACAGATCCGGGATCAGGAAGCTCCTTCATTTCCTTGTCGAAGTTCCAGAGCCTTTTATCTATGCCACCGTAAGAAATATCAAAATAACCATCTGTAATCTGGCTGATGCGGATACTCCGTTCAATCAGGTTAAACATTTCCGCATCCACTTTTACAGGCTGCACCCCCGCATTGCGGTTAACGAGGTTGGTTTGACTGTCTTCCTTATAAGTGGTGAGTAATTGCTCAATCCGTTGGATTTCGGCTATGGCGGCATCAATATGCTCCAGTGCCTGCCGCTCATCGGTATCCACAACGGTAATTTCAAAAGCATTGCCCATCAGCCTTTGGGGTTTGCGAAATTCCTGTAGCATCTTAATGTTTTTTGTTGTAGAAATTCCGTATTTCACCTGTAAAAGCGTCCGCACTTTGGGCCGGCAATCCTTCCCAGGTCTTTAAGATTTTACCCTCTGCATCCAACAAAAGCGTATAAGGGAATATCCCGTTCGGATTGTACTGGTCTGCCAGTTCTGCATTTTCTTTTTTAACGGCCTGTGTCGGCTGTTTCTTTTTGCTTCTCGGGAAATCGGCATTGAGATATATCACAGCGTTATCCGAAATCAGTTTTTGAAATGCTTCGGTTTCTATAATATTCTTATGGAGCTTAATGCAGGGAACGCACCAGTCCGACCCGGAAAAATTGAGTACGATCAGCTCCTTTTTTTCAGCAGCTTCTTTTTTAGCCTGATCGAAACGTGATTGCGAAAAGGCTATGTTTGAAAATAACGCCAGTAGGATGGCTACACTTACATTTTTCATTTTATTAATTTTTAAGATTGTGATTTAATTTATCAATAGCAGCTATTCATCTTCTGCTGCATTTTTGAGTTTCATCAATAGCGTATAAGCGTTCTGTACCACAATGTTTTTTCCTGCCAGCTCACCGCTGTTCAGTATCTGAACGAAACCGTTTTCCTGTGTGCCAGGTGTAACCGGCAGCATGGTGTATTTTTGCTTACCGCTTACCGCAAACACATAGCTTTTCCCTTCAAAATCAACAATGCTTTCTTCGGGCAATGCCTGTGAAAAAGTGGATTGAAGTTCTATGACCGCATTCATGTACATTCCGGGTAATAGTCCATTATCATACTGGTGAAAATGACAGTGCACATCAGCGGTTCCGTCCATTCCGATGTCCTTACTGATCAAAATAATTTCAGCAGGTATTTTTTTACCGGGGTCGTTATTGGTATAGGCAATTACCTGCTGACCGATTTTCAAATGGCTGATATCTTTCTCATATACCCTCAAATTCAAATGAATATCATCGGGATTAATGAGTTCAAACAATACTTCTGAAGGGTTGACGTATTTACCAATGTTCACATTCACCTTGCTTACAAAACCATTGATGGTGCTGTAAATGCGGATACCCTTAGCTATCGTGGCTGTTGAAAGTTTATCAGGATTAATATTAATGAGTCGTAGTTGCTGCGCCAGTGCATTGAG contains the following coding sequences:
- a CDS encoding HD domain-containing protein, with amino-acid sequence MVAENIIELTRKYVSELLSGKLPDGIFFHNVEHTKEVVKAAIEIAQACNFNPKQLEIVTLSAWFHDCGYTVQYINHEDSSKAIASDFLTRYGYPKDDIERVLACIEATRFPQNPQSPEDNVIADADLYHFTKPDYPKYEQRLRKEFEIHLGKSCTDVEWNKTNYTFLQNHSYHTEYGQTVLQKSKEVNIERIKQILP
- a CDS encoding RteC domain-containing protein, whose product is MEKFYNETLYKLEFSINELEIETDCSIQQVETVIHLILKCLSEVKEYILKRGFKNTDEEIRFFKYQKPTIVSKLIYYNTIYKIEARKPYGAKPIKKYLTKELKKLKRFFDNNLDFYKYYRSNNSFLDESFFVRGRHDIKLWLDTYYFQSDQSFSTSHDYKVAKIIANDMIQVYVEKQLYSKTQDNKSVATEKLNWTGSKTAMIELIYALNCQGVFDNGNTDIRLIAQYFENTFNIDLGNFYQTFLELRTRKINRTKFLDELRDGLLKKMDEQDEK
- a CDS encoding cation-translocating P-type ATPase, whose translation is MSYNIPDHLKGLNDSEVAASRRQYGYNKIDGVHTSTVLELLMNILKEPMLILLFAISAIYLIVGNYGEALFMLLAIVVVSAISLYQDTRSKKALEALEKLNEPLSKVIRNAQVIEIPTHEIAVGDLCITEEGKTINADGEIMHSNDFSVNEASLTGESLSVFKSRESEDNKVYSGTLAVSGLAVFKVEQIGAATRLGKIGVSLSGIKEEASPLQLQIRSFVKAMAIVGIAIFGMVCAVSYYHTQDLINSLLNGLTLAMSVLPEEIPVAFTTFMALGAWKLMRDGIIVKRSSIVETLGSTTVICTDKTGTITENTMHLKHLYDYRSDKILDEKDFSDVALSTLIDYAMWSSEPAPFDPMEKTLHKVYEQTQSNDQRKAFKMIHEYPLEGKPPMMTHLFENAEQQRIIAAKGAPEAILNVSTLSENEKNKIRELIKNFGQQGFRVLGVASTSFEGNDFPLKQQDFRFDFLGLVVFYDPPKQNIQEVFRHIYDAGIKVKVITGDNTDTTRSIAAQAGILNTTDAVEGKDIMEYSDAKLMEAAEDKVLFTRMFPDAKLAVVNALKKQGEVVAMLGDGVNDGPALKAAHIGVAMGSKGTEIAKAAAALVITNDDLDKLITGIASGRRIYANIKKAIQYIISIHIPIILTVSLPLFLGWVFPQIFTPVHVIFLELIMGPTCSIVYENEPMERNTMLKKPRKMTDTFLNWKELAVSIAQGLIITGGVLFAYQYTVQNGGNEEKTRAMVFTTLIFANILLSLANRSFHYSLFESFKNRNRLFVVVNSLTFILLFAILYIAPFANFFHLTGLNAGELGTAIGIASVSVLWFEVYKWVKRVK
- a CDS encoding VIT1/CCC1 transporter family protein, which gives rise to MANSKQTGTLDNYLDNHYMHKSNWLRAAVLGANDGILSVASIAIGVATASSTREPIILAVLAGLVAGALSMAAGEYVSVSSQTDLEKADIKREQQELDEMPEVELQRLTEIYQKRGLKKETAQLVAKELTEHNALEAHLRDELGINEITQANPIQAALASGAAFTAGGILPLAITLFSPVKNMEYVLYIFSIVFLGILGAFAARTGGSAIAKAVVRITLWGTIAMVLTALVGYLFGVKV
- a CDS encoding heme-binding domain-containing protein, with the translated sequence MKKSILKKIVAAIVLLLIIIQFFGTEKNSSIVASENAITRHYSVPPKVQGLLKTSCYDCHSNNTTYPWYNNVQPVKWWLASHVTEGKKHLNFDEFNTYPAKKKLHKLEEVVETINRDEMPLNSYTLIHGNAKLSDADKKEIEAWVNTVKKEIQ
- a CDS encoding DUF3570 domain-containing protein; this encodes MKRIFLTAAALMALLHSHAQTTPVDTSHISRKLKVDEINLVSSYYHQNGNNSAVTGGIGSERLTDISNVIDVTLVKYDRKNRKNKFRLDVGVDHYTSASSDRIDLKANSSASHADTRFYPSIGWTRENESKGSTLMGGVSYSGEFDYQSLGANIGFAQKTANKMGEFTAKFQAYLDQVTLIAPIELRPNYSPGTGGREHEQYGTSGRNTFALSLAYSQIINPNFQVELLTDVVQQSGYLSLPFHRVYFSDGTVHQETLPDKRFKIPLGLRANYFLGDQFIIRTYYRYYTDSWGIKSHTISLETPIKLSPFVSVSPFYRFYTQTGAKYFAPYQAHGVSDEFYTSNYDLSKFNSNFFGAGIRYNLPNGLLGIQQINMLELRYGHYTKSVGMASDIISLNIRFK
- a CDS encoding DUF4266 domain-containing protein, which gives rise to MKQLSSKIFLKAAAFMAVCALVSCTTVKEYQKNKLNDAEMVLGNRTIEKTELNFQSYREGSSGANAGKSGGGCGCN
- a CDS encoding FAD:protein FMN transferase; this translates as MLQEFRKPQRLMGNAFEITVVDTDERQALEHIDAAIAEIQRIEQLLTTYKEDSQTNLVNRNAGVQPVKVDAEMFNLIERSIRISQITDGYFDISYGGIDKRLWNFDKEMKELPDPGSVKEHLKLVNYRNILLDPEKQTVFLKEKGMRIGFGGIGKGYAAEMGKRLLQQRGVQSGVVNASGDLTVWGSQADGKPWTIGIANPDNARLPFSYLNITDTAVATSGNYEKYVMIGGKRYSHTINPKTGIPVSGVKSVTIICPNAEIADAMATPVSIMGIDAALNLINQIQQVECIIIDDANRIYSSKKINLK
- a CDS encoding thioredoxin family protein codes for the protein MKNVSVAILLALFSNIAFSQSRFDQAKKEAAEKKELIVLNFSGSDWCVPCIKLHKNIIETEAFQKLISDNAVIYLNADFPRSKKKQPTQAVKKENAELADQYNPNGIFPYTLLLDAEGKILKTWEGLPAQSADAFTGEIRNFYNKKH
- a CDS encoding efflux RND transporter periplasmic adaptor subunit, with translation MAVLAFSQCKNKSADAEKPAVKGENNVVILTDAQLKNAPVTTTQLSDRNIATQLKLNGKIDVPPQSLVSVSVPLGGYLKNTKLLPGMQVKKGEVIAELEDPQYIRLQQDYLQAKSKLHFAQLDYNRQKNLNENQAASDKVMQQAQAEMAGQQIQLNALAQQLRLININPDKLSTATIAKGIRIYSTINGFVSKVNVNIGKYVNPSEVLFELINPDDIHLNLRVYEKDISHLKIGQQVIAYTNNDPGKKIPAEIILISKDIGMDGTADVHCHFHQYDNGLLPGMYMNAVIELQSTFSQALPEESIVDFEGKSYVFAVSGKQKYTMLPVTPGTQENGFVQILNSGELAGKNIVVQNAYTLLMKLKNAAEDE